CTCCTTGTGGGTGCACTCCTTGGGTTACTTTAGGGGTTTTCCACTTTCTAACCTTGCGAGAGATTGAAAGGCACTAAGGCAGCACTCTTTTAAAGGATTTTTGTATCGAATCTTATTTTGTCCTATTTTGGTATTTTTATCGCTGTTCACAGTTTTTCTTCAGTTTTTCTGGCTGGTTAGAGAGGACTCCTTGTCCTCCAAATTATGTACACAGTTTTTCAGTTTAAATAAAATTGCTTTCTccttttattatatatacatttaaaaaaaacaaaacatgaCCCTGTTCAAGGATCTTATCAAAGCTGAGATTAAAATTTCAAGTATCAAAATGTTACGATTAAAACATTAGGGAGTGAAATGCAATTAAGTAAAACTTCTGGGAATAGTAATACAATTTACTTGCACAAATACAAACTCGCTTGGAGTTTCTATTACAGtattatttttctctctttcttaatAAATTTGTTGTCAAATGAATATAGAACAGTATTCTCAATATGTCATcgtttttataaattatatataatatatagaaaTGATATCATGAAATAAGAAACTCCTACTTAAATTTTTGAggctataaataatttttttttctctgagaaatgcataaaatatataattatatttacaatatagaaaaaacatttaaattatatatatatgccaATAACATTAGTCCACTAATCCAGTCAATGAGTGACAGAGTCTTCAAAACATTGAGGTAAACCATGCCGAGTATATATCTAACACAGAACTGTGATAAAATGACTCTTTCAAtaaagcaataccaaagtatataaacaaacacacaaacAAAGAGAGAGCAGCAACagagaaaaaaatcaaaaaatacagaaaaataaGAACCTGTTCCAGAGCAGCAAAATCTTCGTCCTGTTTTTTTGATGAATGAAACTCGTTCTTCCTCTCCATGCCATATTCATTAAGACGCTGCCCCGGTTGGTCAATTCCGTTATGAGAAGAAACTGATGAATTTATGGAATTCTCAAGTGCACTAGGCAGATTTGGAGTTCTCAGAGCTGAGAAAGGTTCCAGAGTCTCTGGAAATGGCTTCTGAGAAGCAGATGAAGATAGAACATCCATGCTGTGGATTTTGGAATTATTGGACAAAAATGACACAGGCTTTTCTGACTCAGTAACTGAAAATGGAGAAGCTGAAGAAGGTCTGGACATGTTAAGAGAATCAAGAAAAGAAGGACGCGATCTCCTAATATTACTTTCAGCTGGGGTTGAGTATAAGGGTACATAATTAGATGAAATCCTAAAATCTGAATTGACATTGTGCACAGTAGAAAAATTACCAACATAGCTATTTGGGTTTCTTTCCCATGTATCAGAAATCATAGGACCATTAGACTCCACATTACCATGCATGTGTTGCCCAACTTCACGTGCAGAATCTGTCAACTTATTTTGAGGTAAGATACTGCCATATTTCTCAGAAGACACATTTGCAAGAGGAACCTTAGATGTGTTGGAATATGGAACAGAAAAATCTTCTAAAGAACCATAATTTTCCTTTGGCTGGAATTCCTCTGCCCCATAATAACTAGATTGACTAGAATTGCTATCAATATCTTGAATTGTTCGTGGGCGAAGAGCAATAGACAAGTCAGCTGTAATCCCATGAGCTGGTCCTTGGGATCCAGTataaatgccaaaatcatcatttttctcttttctgTGTTCACCATAATTAAGATTTACAGGTCCAGGAAACCCAGAACCAGAAGTATCAAACTGCGTAAATTCTTGTTCCCTTGCATGTGTCTGCAGTGCATCTGGAGATGATCCATTATAATCACTTGCTGAAAAAATAGGTTTGGCATGAGCATTCTTTAAAAAACCTGCATCACTGATCTGGGCAAACTCAGTTGCCATCTTGTCATCATTAATAACTACACTAGATGGTTCAATTACAGCTCCGCCAATTCCATCAGATGTACCAACTCCATCTGAATCTGTAATCCGTACACGATCAATATCTAATGGCCGCTTTTCATTTAGGCTAATGTCAACAGCATGAAGCTGACTGGTGGATGAGGTCTTTTTGGCTCGGTCTGCTGCTTTTTTCTTGCGGAACTCCTCCAGCTGCAAGAGAGGGGGGAAAAACAACTGAGCACGTTaaaattcaacaaatgatattacTTCTATGTGTAAAAAAAATTCAGCCGCAAAGCTAAAagaaacaacaataacaacaacagcTAAAAGTCTCAAGTCCAGTAAGCAGGATTGCCAATACAAGTCCTGGTCCATCGTTTCGCACAATCTAGGAGAGTATCTTCAGAAAGTTGGGATCGTGTCATATCTGTACTCACCATATTGCTCCAagtcctccccccccccccccccgggcccTCCACCAGCGGCTCCTACCACCTGTCCATGCTATTCACTGGAGTGTTTGTCTATATTGCAAGCGCCCAGACCATCTTAGCCATCCTACTCTAATTATTTATAAATGCTATTCAGAGCTTAGCACAAATGTGGACAATCCTCAATTTATCTTttacaattcatcttttttagAGTTATTGTACTCATTCATCTTACCATTTCCTTTCGAATACCTCTACCTTTCAGATAAGTTTTTTAAGTCACCCAATACATGATTCATAAAGTATGGCTAGTCATATAGCCATCAAGGTATTCTAATGATCACATAATGGTGACAACAGCCCTAGCACTGATCCAGTTTACAACACATTTTCTTTAGTTTCTTCTTCAACTTGCATGATGGATCTAAGATACCAAATTTACTTGCACTAGAAATTTCTTGACTATCAAGTTCAATAGTTTCTCCACTAGTCTTCCTATGATGATTAAAATTTCATTTCATCCATTCTATCTTCATTCTACATATCTTGAATACTCTAGATTATAAAGCTTCTCACTAGAATTTTTCAACTTAGATTCTACTCTACCTtaagtttcatcaatcaagataagATCATGCGCAAAAAACATACACCAAAAAATCAAAATGGCTAGTAAGTTCATCCATAAAGCAATAAATAGATAATAAATAAAGATTTGAAGCAGACTCACACCGTACACTTATCATGCTTGAAAAATCCCTGGATTCTCCCCTAAAGTCATAATACTAGTCATTAGCACAGCTTGCATATCCCTAGTGACATTTTATATACCTACTACCTACTCCCTTACTTTCTAGAACTTCTAGGACTTCTCTACCTAATCCTAGAAACAAGATGGAATacaatgagaatgaaatgaaaattgtataatttaGAAAGAAATCAATCGTGCTAAAACATATGTTATTCTATCCAACATCGTTAGgaaaggaatagacattcccatagtgaaatttgggaatagtcaTTCCATACCTATTCCttgttatggattcataaaaaaTTTTGCATTGTTGTTGATTTATAGTAATAACACAATGTTTTTTGTGAACGATTGAATACTTCTATTATAACcactctaaatatatatatatatatatatattttgctaaTTAAATAAGGTATATTAGattgagaaagagaagttacaaTCTCAGGGGACAAGATGTTTACCcggaaaataaaaacaaaaacaaataaaacaattaaCCAAGAAACCAACTTTTCAATCCCTTTCTGTTGTAGTTCACCAAGCAATTTAAATTTGCTAGTTCCCTCTGACCCTTCTTTGCTTTGAACTTACCCCCATGGCCCCATCAAAGTGCACTTCAATTCCGCTAGCATCACACATTAATCCAGTTTATCCATTATATCTACGGCTTCTAAATCCTACCTAGAAATCACCTCCACTGGTGCAGGTAAAATTCCATCCTTGCACTGCATTTTATCCAACCCACCCCCATCAATCCTTCCAACAGGGTAATATATCCATATGTTAGGTCCCCAAGAACATCACAGGAACCAGAAACATATCCATgttgtttccaaatctcatccaacagcaaACCTCCATCACAGTCAAACTCACTGATGTCATCGCTATCATTACCTGAAAAATCTCCCTTCATCTTACGTACATCTTCCAATTCTCCTTCGGAATCTCTCCTTATAACCTTTCGCCTTATCTCACCAGAATGCTCTCTCTTTGCTTCATATAGTTTTTCCTCATTTCGGCACCCATTAGAGCAGCCTTCCCACAAGCATACACCTTATGATCCTTAGATTTTTCATAGTTGAAACCTGAAACGTCATGCTTCCTACCCAAACCAGCCTTTTTTTTATTAATCCTGGAGACATAATCCTCTAATCCTTCTGCAAAACCAGAATCAACAGCCAATCTGACACTTCTATTATTATCATCAAACCAAACTAAACTCATCCCGATTACACTCTGAATGTTGATCCATTCTAAAATAACCACTCTATTACTAGGAATAGAGATTCCACCTAATCTAACATAACCCAAGTACCTTGTCACAAGCTTTTTTTAGGTTAATGAAAGCATGTGCAAGTCCCTCTTTTTTCACTAAATTATTTCATTAATATTCTTAATAGATAAATAGTATACAACATGATcactcaggcataaaaccaaactCATTTTCCAAAAACCTTGTTCTAACCTAAGTCCTGTTCAATTATCCTTCTCAAAAGTTTCTTTATATGACTCATTTAATTCCATGACAATAATTACATTTTCAACATCCCCTTCATTTTCGTATATAGGTACTAAATTTGTTCTCCTCAAAGCATTTTCTTAGTCCTTACACTAAATAGCCAACCATATCACTACATTATCTCCTGCACAATTCCAACTTCAATAGGGATGTATTATCCGGTCCAGcagcttttccattttttatcTTCTTCAATGCATACACAGCTTGACCAACTCCAATTTTGCATATATAACCCAAAATTTTACGTTTTTGCTCATTTATCAATTCTAAGTTTAGGCCTTTTActagattttcaataaaataagtCCATCTCTCTTATATGCATTCTTCATTAACTAAAACATTATCATCCTTTTTTCTTCATACAGTTGATAATATGTAGATATCCACTCTTCAAGCCCTAGCAAGTTTGATTGTGTCTTCTTCCACATTTTAGTACCTAATCTAATGTACAAATTATAATATGCTATTAATTTGCCTTCATTAatcattttttctctttttttgcatttttctcaattttttttcatacttttACACTGTGGCAATGTCAAAATGATGTtccttttttttctaatttctttttgGATGTCCTCATCCCACCACCAATTCTATTTACTAGCCATGCATCTTTCTCTAGATTCACCTCATAGCTCTTTTGCTATTTGAGTCTACGTAATCTTTTATCATTAATCCACCTTCCTTTACCATTTTATCTTAAAACTTTATTATATTCTCGCTTGTTAGGCTCCATTCTCTTACATGGATCAATATTACCCTTTTTCTTCCATTCtctaatgcatatatctaacactaacaCTCTATGTTGCATGGTTAAAATTTTGTTTAGAATAACTTCATAATCCTTGCACGATAAACAATCTACACTCCTAATTAACGAAGATATATATTTGGCTTGGATTTTGTCCTATTCCACTCtcaaaggttattaagtgttctctcTAGTAAAGCACGTATTCATTATTATAAGACCAAACAGTAGCAAAATCATATTGCTAGAATCATTTTTTGTCTCCACATCCATGTCCTACATCCTTTCATAACCTCATAGTATTTTCCCTATGACCATTTGAATCTGCTTCCTATAAAATTTTTCTCATCCCCCAATTTCCTCTAATAATATTGTCcttatttttacaaaatttactttacaatttTACCAAGCCTACTAGAAAAAAAGCATTATCAACTATTATCTATTGTATTAAGACCATCTTAATTTCATTGTTCTATACATATTTTTTCAAATACTAATTTTAGCTCACTGACTACAATAATGTCTACCCCATTCttacattttctttttaaatcctAGCTTTTCAATTTCATTAGATTTTTTCCTAACCCACTTACATTCTTTAAGGAAAATTTGGGCGACTTTAGGCGTGGAAAATATTCTGTTTTCCATTTTTTAGTATTccaaagatttataaaaattttaacttatttttcagtttttcaagattcatattgAAAAGGTAGAAAGCAAAAATTTTGTTGAactgtgcaaaataatttttttattttatttctagatttacaaataattacaaaaaaagaaacttgtttttctattttccaaaagCTAAATAAGATAACATTTGGATCATGGACTTCGggacttgaatttggatttttgtggatttagaagaaactctCTTACATAATCCACACAAGTTGAAGTCCAAGATCCAAATTTCATGCTCTCATACACAAAATAAGAGTTAAAAATctagaaaagaataaaaaagatgttttccaacttttctatgtaaatttgaaaaattggaaaacaaagtagcattttgtaattatttgaaaaattagaaatggaaaatCGAACTATTTCCACAAGCAAATAGAGTCAAAATTGTTTATTGTTGTTCACTTTTTCATACCAatattgtaaaaatgaaaaatagctaattttttagtaatttttttgaaaactaaaatggaaaacaaaaactGTTTTCCCCCACTAAACAGGCCCTTATGTTTCCTTCTACTCATTATGCCATCCATCTCAATGCTTTTACATAAGGTTCCTCTGCTCTAAGTTGCTAACGAACGCTAATCTCCTATACTAGCTTTTTTACCCACTAATGTCAAGTGTGGTGTAAGAACCTTTGCACCACATAGTGTGTCAGTACAAGGCCTTTTTTACCCACTAATGTCAAGAGAGGTGTATGAACCTTTGCATGACATCATGCAAACACACAGTGCCTCAATTCAAGGCATcaacctagcccacccttgccTATTAGACGCTATGTCCAAGTAGAGAAAGCACAATAAGTCACTTGTAGTGGAGGCCCCAAAAAATACTTGTAACAATCCATATCATAGAAATCTAACAAGTTTTTGACAATCAGTTGTCAGCTACGAAATTATAATGCTTGTCCTTAGTTGTGTGTGGAGAGAATTAAGTCACACAATGTGACACAGGAGGAGTTGTAAAGCTAAGAGAAGCAATTGACCAAGTTGTTAAAGAAGCAACTAACCAAAATTACTAAAAGAAGCAATTGACTAAAATTTTTGAATCTATggaacaaaaaaaggaaaaatagttttttatagaaaaagaataTAAACAGAAAAACAAAAGCAATAAACAAagtgaaattttaaaaaagaaaagagaaaaaaacaaataaataacgaaatttaaccaagaaaacccctctttaatCCCTTCCCCATCATAATACCAAACATTTCAAATTAATTCCCTTTGAACCTTCTTCGCCTTAGATTTATCACCATCAAACcaaacttcatttcctccacaaTCAAAAAAATTAAGGCCTAAATTATCTAATAAAAAATTCGAGCTTGAAGGTCCTTCCAGAAATCTCTTGACTTGGGTGGGGCAATATCCCATCACTAACCTTTTTCTCTTTAACCAAAATATCATCCTCAAAAATACTCATTCCATCCAAACCTTCGGGTGAAGAAGAGTTAGAAGAATAAACTTGCTAATCCCAAATTTCATCCAAAAGTAAACCTTTTTcacattcaaaaatatttttgcctGCACTATCATCCTCCTAGACATCCCCCCACCTCTTTTTATCCTTGCAAGTGTTAGCCCTCAACCAATTGACTCCTCAACTATACTTAAAACACCTTCTAAATCTCccttaagatttttattttttatttttctcatcaaATGAGTCTCGATTCTCTTCAAATTTGTTTCCTAACTTCAAAACCCACTTGCACTTCCTAAGAGTGAGCACAAACCTCAATTTTTTAGAATTTACTCCCTTTTCAGCTTTATTTCCCTCCAAGCCAGCAATAAAACCCTCAATTTCATCGTCACAAGAATTGGATTTTTACAGGAGACTCCCCCTATTTCATCCCCGAGAATCCACCCAGTAAAATCCACTCACTGCAAAAGAGAAAATCTCCCTCTAAAATACTAGTTGAACTTTTACAACCAAGCCTTTCTAAttcaatctctctctcttctgttTACGGAGCAACTACTTCTCTCCTCTTGGCCACCATGGATTTGGTGTGCAGGCGAGTGCAGAACTATGACGATAGAATCTTAATTTTCCTCCGATAGTTGATGGAGTCTTGCAACCTCACAAGATTTTAGAGAATGACTCTGGGCTTCATTCAAATTGAGAACCTATCACTCAATTGAGATATTTAGGCCAAAAGGATAGACTTTTGGGCTTAACTTATTGGTCCACTTAATAATTTAAAAAAGCCTCCATGGCTCTCTAAATCACAAGCCAAGTCTACAATAATCATCAAAGACCGCACTCAACCCACCCAACCTCCATCATTCCTTCTTCCAAAAAGGAAGCCCTCGCTGCCTCTAGAACAATACCTCAACTGGAATCCTTGCCCTTAGCAACTTTGATTGATCATGAATCACTTCATGTAAAGAGGGTGACGGAATTCCCCTTGCATCTTCCTCCAATAGCGGCCACAAACTTGCTTAGAACTTGCTAAAAATCCAGTCTCCCAACACACCCTCACACTCATCAACAACATCAATTCTTCCTGAAATCACCAAACTCCAAGAGcgatcatcactaatatttttgcTACCTTCAACTGAATGCCAAGAAGAGAAGATCTCACCATAGCACTAAATTTTCCCCCAAATCGAAGCACCCATCACCTTTGGGTCCTTAAGGGATAGAGGTTACCTCTTACCTGTCCTTCTATGCCCTAATTCCAAAAACTTTCTTGCTCTCCTCGCATAATCGCCATCCAAGAGTTTACATAACCCACCCGAAAGCTTCAACAATCCTTACCCAACCTTCCAATAGCTAATGAAAAGCCATGCAAAAACAGGTTGCAACAAATGATGAAAGTCTTGCAAACTGACTTTGTTGTCAATTTTATCAAAGAAAAAACAAAGCTATAACCTTCCCCACTTTATCCAATTTCAAAACGAACCCCTACCATCAAGAACTAATGGCGCCATAGTGAATGGGGAAAAGTAAAGAAAGCTTggcgagagagagaaagagaaactcATTGTGAGAGTTGtcttcatttttcaaaaaaaaaaaaaaacaaaagaagaagaagaagagaaaaaactGTTTAAAAGAACCACTTAGAAAAAAATTCTACACAATGCAGTTGATTAAAAATTCTAAATCCATGAAAAAAGAGAAATAGCTAACTACAAATAAATCTATAAATCTAAATCATCTGTTAAAATCACCTCAAATAACATGCAAACACGGTTTCATCAGCCCAACAAGCAAGTACTATTTTAGTTCCAAAGGAAAATTGAATTAAAGCAAACAAGTATTGGTTCAATCTCAAAGGAAAACATAGTTTTAGTTAAGCAGTCATAAATCAAGAGGAAAATTGAGAAACATTCCTATGGCACCCAAAATGATGAACACATGATGAAAAAGGAAGGTATAACTCAATTCGTAGCCATGTTTTCAATGAGATGTTTCAATGGAATGATTAGGAGGACTTCCAAGGATGCGAGGAAAGCTTTAAAGTATCACATTGTCATCATCTTGGCATCGCCTAAGTGAAACAAGCCCAAGAAAAGGCAGTTACAATATCTTACAACTGCTAATAACATTATCATCAAATGAAATCAATGGCACCTCTGTTTCTCGTCGTTTATGGGGGCAACACTCAGGTACTGAAAGAGCTTTCTCCTCTTCTTCTGTCTCAATATTCCTGCAACAATACCATGCACTGACAGCCACACCCCAACAAAAACTATCCCCCAACAAGTGGAATCGGGCTAGCTTTTTATCTCTCTTTTCTGAGAGGGGGGAGAAGCAAGGGAGGGAACATGTTGC
This genomic stretch from Malania oleifera isolate guangnan ecotype guangnan chromosome 3, ASM2987363v1, whole genome shotgun sequence harbors:
- the LOC131151642 gene encoding protein BLISTER, with the protein product MASAQVLPNSSRKQEHLEAGKRRLEEFRKKKAADRAKKTSSTSQLHAVDISLNEKRPLDIDRVRITDSDGVGTSDGIGGAVIEPSSVVINDDKMATEFAQISDAGFLKNAHAKPIFSASDYNGSSPDALQTHAREQEFTQFDTSGSGFPGPVNLNYGEHRKEKNDDFGIYTGSQGPAHGITADLSIALRPRTIQDIDSNSSQSSYYGAEEFQPKENYGSLEDFSVPYSNTSKVPLANVSSEKYGSILPQNKLTDSAREVGQHMHGNVESNGPMISDTWERNPNSYVGNFSTVHNVNSDFRISSNYVPLYSTPAESNIRRSRPSFLDSLNMSRPSSASPFSVTESEKPVSFLSNNSKIHSMDVLSSSASQKPFPETLEPFSALRTPNLPSALENSINSSVSSHNGIDQPGQRLNEYGMERKNEFHSSKKQDEDFAALEQHIEDLTQEKFSLQRALEASRALAESLAAENSTLTDSFNQQGSFVNQLRSDMEKLQEEIKAQLVELETIKIEYANAQLECNAADERGKLLASEVIGLEEKALKLRSSELKLEKQLENSHAEITSYKKKTSSLERERQDLQLTIDALQEEKKLLQSKLRKSSGSGKSVDISRIPSNKKDMSTSTEDLDCTVENSNLELHNSESFSTSNFCNLLPENEFLNFDTSSVNIPSDQMKVIQNINALISELALEKEEIMQALAAKSSHNSKLKELNKELSRKLEAQTQRLELLTSRSMANENIPVRQPDSRTMYENAAYVDEGDEVVERVLGWIMKLFPGGPSKRRTSKLI